The following are encoded together in the Oreochromis aureus strain Israel breed Guangdong linkage group 18, ZZ_aureus, whole genome shotgun sequence genome:
- the rab3aa gene encoding RAB3A, member RAS oncogene family, a, which yields MMASANATYGQKESTDQNFDYMFKILIIGNSSVGKTSFLFRYADDSFTPAFVSTVGIDFKVKTIYRNDKRIKLQIWDTAGQERYRTITTAYYRGAMGFILMYDITNEESFNAVQDWSTQIKTYSWDNAQVLLVGNKCDMEDERVVAAERGRQLSEQLGFEFFEASAKDNINVKQTFERLVDIICERMAESLDNNDPTITGAKQGPQLSEQPQRSHQDCAC from the exons ATGGCGTCTGCAAATGCCACATACGGGCAGAAGGAGTCTACGGACCAAAACTTTGATTACATGTTTAAAATCCTCATCATTGGCAACAGCAGCGTAGGAAAGACTTCCTTCCTTTTCCGCTATGCAGATGACTCATTCACGCCggcctttgtcagcactgtggGCATCGACTTTAAGGTCAAGACCATCTACAGGAATGACAAGAGGATAAAGCTGCAGATATGG GACACTGCTGGGCAGGAGCGCTACAGGACAATCACCACAGCCTACTACAGGGGTGCCATGGGCTTCATCCTCATGTATGACATTACCAACGAGGAATCCTTCAACGCTGTGCAAGACTG GTCGACCCAGATCAAGACATACTCGTGGGACAACGCTCAGGTGCTGTTGGTGGGGAACAAGTGTGATATGGAAGACGAGCGAGTGGTGGCTGCAGAGAGGGGCCGGCAGCTGTCAGAACAGCTGG GTTTTGAGTTCTTTGAGGCAAGCGCTAAAGACAACATTAACGTGAAGCAGACGTTCGAGCGGCTCGTGGACATCATCTGTGAGAGGATGGCAGAGAGTCTGGATAACAACGACCCCACCATCACCGGAGCTAAACAGGGCCCACAGCTCAGCGAGCAGCCTCAGAGGTCCCATCAGGATTGTGCTTGTTGA
- the LOC116314583 gene encoding transcription factor jun-D-like, whose protein sequence is METSLYTGTVVNTSRVSGIYSQNTMMKKEINLNLDNQNSELKSNPLRDADGLLNSSDLGLLKLTSPDLERLIIQSNGLVTTATTTNPTSQFLYPKSASDEQEFAEGFVKALEDLHKQNQLSETGCVSVDRLELLGSSSAAGSASLQASDLPVYTTLNGYAASPLGATTINYSTDTIPFPPPPSHLATAQQQAVAAAALSRLQSVGTLKDEPQTVPDMQSFGESPPLSPIDMDNQERIKAERKKLRNRIAASKCRKRKLERISRLEDKVKTLKTQNTELASTASVLREQVAQLKQKVMNHVSSGCQLLPNQVQAY, encoded by the coding sequence ATGGAAACAAGCCTCTACACAGGCACCGTGGTGAATACTTCGAGGGTCTCCGGTATCTATTCCCAGAACACGATGATGAAGAAGGAGATTAATCTGAACCTAGACAATCAGAACTCCGAACTCAAATCTAACCCGCTCCGGGACGCAGACGGACTTCTCAACTCCTCAGACTTAGGACTCCTGAAACTAACCTCTCCGGACCTAGAGCGACTTATTATCCAGTCCAACGGTCTAGTCACCACCGCCACCACCACCAACCCGACTTCCCAGTTCCTTTACCCGAAGTCAGCCAGTGACGAGCAGGAATTCGCGGAAGGTTTCGTCAAGGCGCTGGAGGATCTTCACAAGCAGAACCAGCTGAGCGAGACGGGGTGCGTCTCTGTGGACAGACTGGAGCTCCTCGGATCATCCAGCGCAGCCGGCTCTGCCAGCCTTCAGGCATCAGACCTCCCTGTGTACACTACGCTGAACGGCTACGCGGCCAGTCCGCTCGGAGCCACCACCATCAACTATTCCACGGACACCATTCCCTTCCCGCCGCCGCCGTCTCATTTGGCTACCGCGCAGCAACAGGCGGTCGCTGCGGCCGCTCTGTCACGACTCCAGTCTGTCGGCACTTTGAAGGACGAACCTCAGACCGTGCCGGACATGCAGAGCTTCGGGGAGAGTCCTCCTCTGTCCCCCATCGACATGGACAACCAAGAGCGCATCAAGGCGGAGAGAAAGAAGCTGCGCAACAGGATAGCCGCCTCCAAATGTCGCAAGAGAAAGCTGGAGAGGATCTCTCGGCTTGAGGACAAGGTCAAGACCCTGAAAACGCAGAACACCGAGCTGGCCTCCACAGCCAGCGTGCTCAGGGAGCAAGTGGCCCAGCTGAAGCAGAAGGTGATGAACCATGTTAGCAGCGGGTGCCAGCTTTTACCAAACCAGGTCCAGGCTTATTAA
- the LOC116314127 gene encoding pyroglutamyl-peptidase 1-like, producing MASKKKIVVTGFEPFAEHTVNASWVAVQELEQLGLGEAVDLYVCEVPVEYQAVKLLLPSLWKGHQPQLVVHVGVSGLATTVTLEQCAHNKGYTRPDNCSFCPYSQCCVVNGPDCIKSILDMDTICKRVNDAGIGITVSTSEDAGRYLCDYTYYTSLHLGKGRAAFVHVPPLGRPYSGKDLGRGLQAVIQEMLKLLEGSHSEEAQKGTKHSSDKP from the exons ATGGCCAGTAAGAAGAAAATAGTAGTCACAG gGTTTGAGCCATTTGCTGAGCATACCGTGAACGCCAGCTGGGTTGCAGTACAG GAGCTGGAGCAGTTAGGACTGGGCGAGGCAGTagatctgtatgtgtgtgaggtGCCTGTTGAATACCAGGCTGTTAAGCTCCTACTACCATCTCTGTGGAAAGGGCATCAGCCACAG TTGGTGGTGCATGTCGGTGTTTCCGGATTAGCCACCACAGTCACTCTTGAACAGTGCGCTCATAATAAGGGCTACACACGTCCAGACAACTGCAGCTTCTGCCCGTACTCCCAGTGCTGCGTGGTGAACGGCCCGGATTGCATAAAATCAATCCTAGACATGGATACAATCTGTAAAAGGGTTAATGACGCTGGCATTGGCATCACTGTGTCCACTTCTGAGGATGCTGGAAG GTACCTGTGTGACTACACTTACTACACATCTCTGCACCTGGGGAAGGGCCGTGCTGCTTTTGTCCATGTGCCTCCTCTAGGAAGGCCCTACAGCGGCAAGGATCTGGGTAGGGGCCTCCAGGCTGTCATACAGGAAATGCTGAAACTGCTGGAGGGGAGTCACAGTGAGGAGGCGCAAAAAGGCACTAAGCACAGCAGTGATAAGCCTTAA